The genomic region tccagagtgaaattcttcaaaccacctattttctccttgaGTGAAGCCAAACTTTGATCCAtatggcatggttgaaggtggagtgaggtattcttgccttgtaaggtgaattgaagtgaaggaagtaAAGAAATaagtctaaaacttgaatttcgctcctgacccttccaaagggtccagaaggaaattctcaatttcacctaatttgctcataaTGAAGGTCAAGGGGTGGATTCCTAGGCTTTGATGGAGAAAAGGCTAGTGTAagcttgccttggaaggcattttggagttgatAAATAAtagaatttgagccaagaatgcaaTTTTCGCTCCTAAACCTTCCAAAggttccagagcgaaattcctaagtggTCTAGTATTTTCCctaggtccttgagcaaaaccttgtccttggcaattttggaggtgaatgacttgatcttggtggagtaatgttgaaaatgaggtcTGATTGAGCAACTCTGtcaaaattcgctcctaacccttccaaagggtctagagcgaaatttttatagggcctgtccttggagaggatattgagcaaaattccattttgatgtcttctcattaatgatttaaggtggaaaatgctatgttgaaatgaatatgtcatatgtgcttaatcatcttttggtttgttttgcagatgggaggagaccaagccaggacaaggacgacctattccaaTCCATCgtcatcaaggacattccaaaaGCACAAAggtggactcaaggtgttttgaagcattgaaagactaCATGTGTTCAAGAAGTTGCCAAAACCTTCACTTCACCACGCTAAGGAACCACATGATGACAAAGAAAGGAGTTGCCAGCACTTCAGGGCGAGATATGCTACTGGAGAAGGAAGACTTAACAATAAGGAAGTCTCatcaagcaaaggaagtacatcattcatcacgtCAGAGGCAGAAATGGGTCAACCAAGTCACAAGCGTtatgaggtggcatcccaatcatcattcctttggtcggattggtccacctcagcatgaccaaattcaatgtacctaatttatcagaggcggcacaaacttcggtgtacctacccctgcttcctattggtcctcactccggGAATGTAATTTTCTAGTTGGCTAAGGAAGTATGTTTGTAAAGGGCtccctatataaagccttggctcctcatttgtaaaggttaatagttagctaatagtgaatagtcagaggGTAGGAAATAGTTAgtgtagagtagaaagagaaggcaaagattgttgccaagatattgttgcaaaagacttgtaaacttcatagaagaaatggtgaattctatgggtcgattcaacaatttgcatggtctctatacttctcaaattgatttcatgttattaggtgaatggaagaaatttgtatgatcaacggtgaaattcgtatatccatactactagcggtttgttgattgcaaacttgtcttgcgtagtcaactagaatcattcagcttaagcttaacttcaattatcgcttcttcattgatatgcatcagcctgacggtgtccatgcttgtagcgatgatctaaacatcataaagctttcctcagaagattgcactaatcttgtggagatgatcctaggatgtcaaagcaagacttagttagaatttcatcaaaggtcattcattgctcttatgttcttagtgttagaaatagatcctgttccaacccttatcctttttccttttttcaaaatcaagggccggtgaaattccacgttccagtaatatccaaagcaaatcagacgttcaggtcgtcgaaagtaagtccccttgtgattccagcaaaatcacatcataccgcgagaagcttatccacacgtagagaacctacatatcaaaaccttggagttactctgactgatccttcggtgagatcttcagcagtcgggaaactttgttcaagagaggataagatacctttaggtattttattctgtgtttggtcgtgtataGAAGACACATCAACAGGACCCAAGCCCATCCTCGAGTTCTCTAGGAGCTTTAGCACTAATGTTTAGCCTAAAATTAAGTTGAATGGGATGAGCTCAAATGGTAAAAGCAGAGAGAAGCTTCCAAAGCAGAGTCCTTGGTTCATATCCCTAGCTAATATTATATAGTGTTGCAAATGAGTAGCATTCCACATCCAACTCACTAGGTGTAGCATACCATAACAAACATGGCTGGGTGCAAGTCCCTGTGAATTTGAGAGGAGACAGCCCTCTATTGTTGCATCTATGCAGATGGTTATGCCACCAGGAGAATTTATCAAATCAAAAAAAAAGAGTAAAGGATTTCAAAAATAGCAACCATGTTCATAAACATTTATTGGTAGCTGGAAAATCATTTTAAGCGGCTGAAACCAAATCAATTGTTCTTTTACCTTTCTGTCTTTACTTTTCTTTGCTGGGTTTTGTTCTTCTGCTTTTCGCCGCTTGCCGCTCTCCTTTTTCTGTTCACAAAAGAATAAATGTGTTAGGAATGAACAATGTGTCAAATACATATAGATTCTACACAATGCAAAAATAACAGGATCTACTGTCTCATAGGCTTTCTTTGGCCTCGTGGACATTAAAACTCTTTTATATTATTCCATTCTACAATTAGCCATGCAGTCTTTTTTTAAAGACCAACATTGCCATGCTATAACAAATACTTAATGTAATTTCTATATTCTGTGTTGTCAAGAAGATCACAATCCGAAGGGTTGATTGAGATATATGAATTATTTAAATTGATTACAAATACATAAGGCATGACAAGGAAATCACAATATAGTGCAACAAGAAAATAGCCCTCCCTGATGTCAAATACACAGTTTTCTAAATACaatatttataataaattaaaaaaggcAAAGGTGGGAACTCACTGACATCCATCTGTACCGTAATGCCACATCCCGTACAGTTTTTTCAGGCAGAAAAGTTGCAATTTTAACATAATTTAGTAGGTTCATTTCCCCAGAAAACCTGAACAAGTGCATAGGAAAACAACTTTATCATGCCTCATACGCAAGATGATTCTGCTTATAACAAAAAAAACACAAGAATAAAGTTTGTCCATCCAAAAATCATTTAATATCCTTGTCATTTCTAGTAGAGCTTCTGATCTATGTGCTTATGAGTAAAAAGCAGTGAACAGTACTTTAACTGACGAATGACTGACAATATATAAGGCATGAATGGAGTAAGAATGCTGGGTAGAGCCATTATATCTATAACAACAGAGAAATCAGAAGATCTGGGACATAAACCTAACAGAATGCATTCTATAAGAATAGGAAAGATTGTCCATGTTGCAAAAAAATGCAGAAACAAGAAGATGAGAGTAGTTTAGAAGCAATATCAAATGGCTAGCAAGAAGGCTGCCCAATTCCTCAAGAGTACACATCTCTTCAACTCTTTGGCATTGAATTTCCTGTCCTGAAGAAGCAAGTAGCTCCAATGATTGAGACATATATAACCTCCCTTACCAAGTGTGGGTGTCATCTCCTTGTGCATGGTTTTGCAGATCTCCTACCATGCTCAAGCAACTAATTATGGGATCAATTTCCACATAACTACCTTGCAAAGCAAATAAAAGTTCCTTTTCTTCCTCTGTTCTATCTTCAAATCATGTACACCCATTATTTTCCCTTGACCATAAGTTAAAAGTTCTGATATATGTATGCATCTGTAATAAGATTAACAAGACCAAGAAGTGCTTTGAAAACTCATCATCATACAGCTTGTCCTTGTTGGCCACATTTTACCCCTTACATAGCCTACATTTGAGATAAATGTGCCACATCGAGGAAACTCAAAGAGTCAGAACCTCAGACATCATCCTCTCAGCTAGTAATCGAAGTCTGACCTGAAGTACAGAAGAGAGCCAATCTCCCATCCAGTATCATGGCCAGAGGTACTTTAAGGTGCAAGTCTCCTTCAAATCCTAGGTACAAGTTCCATTAAGGGGATTTTATAAGAGATTACAGCAAATGGAAAACACATAACATGATGGAAGCTTCTCTATTCCTGTAGATCTACATTTTTACACTAACCCTTCATTGCCCAAGGCCCCAAACGGTCTCAAACACTATTTGGACAAGGAGGCAGCCACATAAACTTTGCTTGTACTCCAAGCTGCACAATATTCTATACTTCAcctacacattcaaccaagtgacTGCAACAATGAACCCAAAACTTCTATATAAAGGTCCACTCCAAGTGACATGTAACTTCTCTCCGCTACATGTTCCTTTTCCACACCTATTGGCACCCATCCTAGCAAAGATGTATTATTACACTCAACACTTTCTATTAGAAAGTGCACAGTCTAGTGCACATCCCAACCCATCCTAATACATGAATATTATAACCCATTAGACACTCATTTATTACAAATAGCCATTATATTTTCGGTGCCAACAGTCGTCTCCAAACCAGCATATACATTCAGAATAAACACATTTTTTATTTGGTTAATATTTAATCAGTTGAATCATATTCAGTTTTAATATGTTTCTTCAAAAATTCCACCCTTCTGTTCCACTTTACATGATCTTAATGTTCCATTAGACACAACATCGAATTTTCAATTATTCCTTTCATGAATAAACTGAATTAGAAGAAATGAGCAATGGCAAGTATTGTAATAGGAGACATATCCCTACATAATCATATTAAGTAAGCCATCTTATCTACCACTAAAGAATTCAACATACTTGTAGTAGGAGCCATAGTAAACAAGAGACACATTGCGTCAAGTTCCTGTCTGTAAGTGTTATAGTAGTTATTGTTAGGTAGAGTAGTTGATTATTGTAGTTATATTAGTGGAATCATAGAGCATTCATGTACATTGTTAGTCATCTAGCTATTTGCTCTTTTTCGATGCTATATATTTGTTGCATGGCTTATTAGATTCAAAATTGCATGCAAGTAGTCacattaaaattaaaaaacacTTCTTTACAATTCACAACCATGTATTTCTGCAGTTTCTCCATGGTTTGTGTCGGATTGGAGAATTTTGCTATTATATGTAGTGAGATTGAAGATCTATTTGTAAGTTTTTATGAagtaatatagggagctatccccattaaagatagcacttaccttaaaaaaaaaaaaaccatgtaTTTCAATAAATAGCTAGTTAATTCCATATATGGAAGGAACTCTTCGacgtaaaaataattattaaagtaAATTAAGtataatttgcaaaaaaaaattataaattagagttattatacatatatttaaaatatttgttatctatttatttttatacAATACTAATGTATTGTATATTATACAAATAATAGATACATAAAAAATAACAAAGcattaaaaaacaatcaaaacattaaatatgatcaattgtaaaaaaaataaaaaaatatgataatTATTGCATAGACAACATAAATAGGTATTTTATAAATTACCGTGTCTAAGATTTTCTAAAAATTGCATATTTAATTAGATAGATATGAATGACATCACAAATGTCATTCAAGGAGACAACATAATGTTAAAGTCATAAATGTACATTTATGATgatgtataaaatattttatttgtaattcAAGTCATTAATTGAAcacacaaaatcaaaaaaaaattttaaaaaaaaatttgtaatgAATATTCCCAACATGAaccaatagaaagaaagataaatGACATTTTTGAAATTATTAAATGAAAAAAGTAATTATAGACCATAGAATTGTTGCTCAAAATTTTTAATTCTATACAATGATTGGTTGAACTAATTAAAAAGTTGGATGCAATGAATGCATTAGCAGGAACTAATAATGAAGTTATGCATGTGACAGAAACAAAAGGAATTCCCAAGGTAAATGAAGCTATTGCACCATGCAATTGTCAGGAAATTTGCCGACACCTGATGAATGTAAGATTCAGCTAACCCTATCACAAACGTTGATAGACATGCTTTCTCAGAGCTTCACCCACACCCATTATTTCTCCTTTTTATTCAGAACTTCATATGCATGGCAGTTCAATCACAAAACAGTTGCATGCAGGATTGGATATGAAATACAAGAAAAATTATCTTAATATTTAGTTTTAGATAGAACATAAATGTCATGATCATAAACTTTTGACTGATGCAAATAGTAATGTAATAATAAAATACTGACAAATGACTTCACAGAAAAGGGATTTGCTATTCAGTTAAACTACATATTTAGTTGACAACTTTCAGACTTTCCTTAACTTATCCTTGAACAAAACCATAGTTTACCTCTCTCCACATCAGCAACAAGTACTGACCTCAAATGCCAACTAAGATGCAGAACAAACATTAAAACCACAGGCACAATTGTCATCAAGAAGAGCAGTAAGAACGAATACGAATTGGAGTGAACAAGTAGGGCCTACATAAATAGGACTAGACCTTGGCTCTATTATGTTAGAAATTTGCCCATTGACTTGTAGCACAAAGCATATAGGGAGGAAACAACTGTGTATAGAGAGGCTGCTAAAAAGAACAATATATTTTGAATGAATGAGGGTTTTTGAATGGAACGTATATAGAGATATGAATGACATATCATGAATTCGTGACACTCATATTTCCAAAAAATAAGCATTACACACAATAAACTATTATTTTTCTAACATAATCTACAAGATTGCTTTGTGAGTCCAGCTTTATCTATAAGTCTTATGAATTATggtgaattgttagatgctgtcttATGCAAGCTTGCAGACTTTACCTGGTTAATAGGGTACTTAAAAAGGCAAAATTATATGACACACCTTGAAATGAGCTACAATACTGTGAAATATATGTAACATTAATAAAACTCCAATTGACGATGTGATAGCATATGAATTGAACATTTAATACACCTATCTCTATCCCCCAAAAACAAATCTTAGAGATGAAATTGTGACAATGGATCAATCCACAGCCTTTCCTTAGGTTGTGTAAGCTTTGACAAGCACAAACATAAATTTCCTTTATTTCCAAAAATACAATAGTAAGACATTGTATGTAAATTTCAAAATAGAAAACCTTAAAAATTATCATCAAGGCACTCCCAATGCCTTCAAAGCACATTTAATATGATGATGGCATACTAGTAGAGAGTACTAGAGACAACTCAGCGGTCACAAATGTAGCAATGTTTCATAAATGTTTATCGGAATGAAGATCCTTTACAAACAGCCCTTGGTGCCTCTAAGGGATTAAAAAGATATGAAAAATGGCCTTATAAAGCACATTCAGCCACTCGCCAGAGCTGATATTACCTCTGCTAGTATAAACTAAAGTAATATCAAAACCATAGTAATGGAAAACCAACCATGTCTACAGCTCTAAGACCATATGCATGCACTCTATTGTGTCATGAATGGCTGAAACTGACTTCTCCCAAACTAACCATAAATTGCTCTTACTTGACATACATATAAAACTTTCACTATTGCAAATAGCATCAGTTCTTCTCAGACATCCTTATTACCACAATCTTGGATCATGAAAAGGAAAAGGTTGAGGATTATTTATATCTTCTCTCTCACCATTAAAAAATAACCCATAGTAGTCAcattagaaaaaagaaaaatattatataaagattcaaaaaaattgtaaaatatttaaGCAAAGTAAATcagcaaaaaagagaaaaaaaataacaaGGAGAATCTTTTTCAAGCAAATATACCAAAGCATGTAGTCTTTATCTAAATGGAATTAGACAATAAAATTTGGGAGAAATAGAAGTTGATTAAAGTTAGAGATAAAGACTAAATTAGATTAATGTTGACTGTCTATATTCAAAGAAATCATAGAATGATAGGCGATTCCTTATTTATATTCTTTGATCAAAAGCTTCCCTTCTTGGGGTAAAATTGGGAGATAACACGAGTGattttcttgaagaaaaattgatgaaaaatcacTTCACCACGTATTTATGGATTTCCAAAAGATAAATAAGTAATAGAAAGATCTGTCAAATTTTGGGTTTTCTCAAATCAGCTAGTTGCACTAAATTTTATCTTATAACATTTCAAAGGATTCTATTAAcctattttcttttaaaaatatttcaagGCAAACCAATTTTACCAAATTGAATTAAGTTGTTGCAATGTACAGTTGAAAAAGCTACTAGTAAAAACTTACACACCATATTTACATTGCAAAGATACAGCAATCAGATATCATAATAGTAAAAAAGAAGTGTGTGTATGATCAGCTTATACCTTTGAAATAGGAAACATTTAAAACATATGCACAAGAGGAACCCAAAATATATATGGTTAATAGTGGTCCAGCTTTGAATGTACCCAAATTACATGTTACTAGTTTCAAACCATAGTGTTCTGGAATAAGGAATTACATCTCTTTATATGAAACATGTAATCAATGTCAATCAGAAAATTGAGTGAATTGTCTCCAAAGGCATTTTATTCCATTCATAACTTAAGAGAAACATAGTGGTGTTtcacaaattttgagaaaaatatcagTGAGTTAACCCACAAAACTTTTTGAAGAAGATTGTCTAGGTTCAATACTGTAATGATATCATTTATTTATGAAATATTATGCTTCTTGAAATAACCGTTTAACATCTAATGATGATTGCAGAGTGCaatctgaaatgttgatgctaAAAATGCTTACACCATTATTTCCAAAAGTATATAGCATAATACTTCATTTACAAGGACTGTGGAAACATCACACCTGCAAACCTTTATTTATGTCAAGACTCAAGAAGTTGCACAATAAAAGCACAGCCAAATTATAACATGATTGATAAAGAAGTAAAACttcaagacaaagatgatcaaggaaCCCTCACCTTCACAGTCCACTAAACTGTGGTTTAGGACTATTCATGTCTTTTGGCTCAAAAACAGACATGGCTACAAGCTTTCTAATGTAAAGACACCACAGCGATCTTATCTAATCCTTGCAACTTGGAAATACACAATTTCGTGAATCCTAGTAATTTCTGATTGTATGCAGATAGATTTGTATACAAACAGATTTATGAATCATTATCTCTTCCTCCTAAATGAGAATACAGATCTCATCTTTTTAAAAATTGACTCTCTTAGAGACCTAGATGCAAATTTAAAACATCTTATCCCCTTTTGAAGGCTGAATGGTTTTTATTGTCAGGAACCATAATAGGTTTTACCAGCTAAATTTATCAAAGGTTTGTTGAAGGGAAAGAAGCAATAAAGAACCAAGAACATAGACAAATATTTCAAGAGGAAAAAGTTATCCTTAACTTCTTCACTCAGTTCTCAAGTTTGTACCCCAAGTAATGTCTGTTAGCATTATAAAATCTCCTACCCTCATATAGATTTTACTATATCATCTTATAAGATAAATACATATCTTATAAGATAAATACATACATAAAAATTCAAAGaaattcttcttccttctctttccttATTTGTCTCTCTGGTTTTGTAATCTAACAAAACCCCTTTTCTTGCATTACTAAATTTAAGATGTacaatatttttttcttaaaaattccCCAGCAATGTTTTTTCTCGACAATTCCCCAACTTTCTTTAACATTTAAAATCATAACAAAATTGAAATATACCTTTTAATgacattaataaaataaaaagCAGAGAGAATCtcacaataaaataaaattaaaaactgtCAAGCTTCGTAAAATTCTAGAAATGTATGGTTAGCTCAAACTTTAGGTCAATTTAATTTGGTAAATTTTATGCGAATTATTGAACAATAATGTCTCAGCAAACGACAATTGGTCGTGGATAAAGCACACCAACAGCAAATAAAGAGATTAGGTTTCGTTTCTAACTGGTATGCGAAAAATTAGCATGGTATCAAAGTCGGACTAGAATATCTCAGCACAGAGGAGTGGGTATTGAAAACAATCTCCACTTCCGACCACATAGAGAACGAGTGTGTCAGTTGAAGAGTATTATGGGGGGTATTAGACTCAAGTTCTCGTTGGCTCATGACTGTTCAAaggaaatttaatatttttttaaaaggaaaagagaattaaaatcaacaaaaaaatttctAGCAAGAAATAAAATTAATAAGCCATACTTGGAAAGATTCTCTTCGAGAATTTGTTGTTCGTCACTAGTCCAGTCGATAGCGATGCCAGGATCGTGTTTGAGAGACTGCAAACCAATAGAATTATCGGCTCCGTTACCTGTTGCTAccgaattattattattattgttgctgCTACCATTGCTAGGGTTTACTTGTGCAACGCCCTCCTGATTGCTCTTGCCACCGCCCGGTGTCGAACTCGCGGCCATTTAAACACCTTTTTCACTTTACAGATTCCTTCTCGTCTTCACGCACCGCAATTCTAACGCCATGAAAGATCCGCTATAACTGCAACCAATTAAATCATTGGTAGGATTGAAGGGAGGTTTTTGCTGCTGCTACACAATCCACCTGCTGCCTTTGTAGCAGAATTTCTTGCCAATATTTTTTAATTCATCAATAAAAACAAACTAGTGTCTTTACCGAGGCAAACTGAACATCTTTTTCGCACAAGAATTCGGTAAGAAGTAAGACCTGGCGCATAGAATTTACTTATTTTGTATGGCACATAGAATTGCTCACTCAATATTAATTTATACAGCCAAGATTCGAAAGAAAAGGGGGATTTTGCATTCGACTGGTGGTATCTTATCAAAGATTCCAAACAACTTTAATGTTGGATGAATGGCGTGGCCATTAACTACACAGTATTAGGATCCCATTGGTCAGGAACACGTACCAGGGGCCCTTTAAAGGTGAATGTGACACGACTTTCCGCAAATATCCCCAcagaatcaatttttaaattgacTTTCTAGGCCACTCTTTTTGAACATTTGGCCATTGGATATTGGACAGGAATTCTATGAAGAACTATCctcttttattttgtattttttaaatgttCAAAAAGGATGAAAAATGAGCACCTAGCAGTTTTCTCTTtggtttttttaaattaatatgtaTTTATTATTGTGAGTGGTATGTTTTGGGGGGTTAAAGTTATTGATTTCACTTTTTAATGTACAtgctttctttttattttattttttattttgttggatCTTTCGTTACCTAAATATTGAGAGACAAATTTGATTCTAGCTAGGTATATAGCTGTAGTTTTCATTCTTAagcttttaaaaataattttaagtgTGAGAGAAATTAAGTAAtctattattatttattgatttgagTATGAGATATTCAAGTTTGAGCAATAGGGATTCATACAAAAAATAAATCTTAAATTCATTTTATATTTCATAGAGAAGAAAGGAATCATATTTTGACATCATGATTTAGGATCACATTGTCATTA from Cryptomeria japonica chromosome 3, Sugi_1.0, whole genome shotgun sequence harbors:
- the LOC131069517 gene encoding uncharacterized protein LOC131069517 isoform X2; protein product: MAASSTPGGGKSNQEGVAQVNPSNGSSNNNNNNSVATGNGADNSIGLQSLKHDPGIAIDWTSDEQQILEENLSKFSGEMNLLNYVKIATFLPEKTVRDVALRYRWMSKKESGKRRKAEEQNPAKKSKDRKEKTVDPSAKPVVSSVPRSAMPMYTQVIPVETDDGISCEAIGGTTGQLLQQNAHVFSQITANLQAYHIQENIDLFCRARSNIATILNEMNDMPGIMSQMPPLPVKINEELADTILLKLPQVSTSLQS
- the LOC131069517 gene encoding uncharacterized protein LOC131069517 isoform X3, whose protein sequence is MAASSTPGGGKSNQEGVAQVNPSNGSSNNNNNNSVATGNGADNSIGLQSLKHDPGIAIDWTSDEQQILEENLSKFSGEMNLLNYVKIATFLPEKTVRDVALRYRWMSKKESGKRRKAEEQNPAKKSKDRKEKTVDPSAKPVVSSVPRSAMPMYTQVIPVETDDGISCEAIGGTTGQLLQQNAHVFSQITANLQAYHDE